A stretch of the Porifericola rhodea genome encodes the following:
- a CDS encoding 5' nucleotidase, NT5C type has protein sequence MTKKRVAIDMDEVMADALGKLVRLYEKEYEPVDPDKLHGKLLEQAIRPEHSHVVREYLFDKDFFKDLEVMPDSQEVVKAMHERYEIFIVTAAMEFPDSLWHKYNWLQEHFPFLHWKNFVFCGDKSIIQADYLIDDHPKNLLTFSGEPVIFTSPHNVHETRFRRVNNWKEVGDMFLE, from the coding sequence ATGACAAAAAAAAGAGTAGCCATTGACATGGACGAAGTGATGGCGGATGCACTAGGTAAGCTTGTCCGCTTGTACGAAAAAGAATACGAGCCGGTAGACCCGGACAAATTACACGGAAAATTGCTTGAGCAGGCTATTAGACCGGAGCATTCTCATGTAGTAAGGGAGTACCTCTTTGACAAAGATTTTTTTAAAGATCTGGAAGTAATGCCCGACAGCCAGGAGGTTGTAAAGGCGATGCACGAACGATATGAAATATTTATTGTTACTGCCGCTATGGAATTTCCAGACTCGCTTTGGCACAAGTACAATTGGTTACAGGAGCACTTTCCATTTCTTCACTGGAAGAATTTTGTATTCTGTGGCGACAAAAGCATTATACAGGCTGACTATCTGATAGATGATCATCCTAAAAACCTGCTTACCTTCTCTGGTGAGCCAGTTATATTTACTTCTCCTCATAATGTGCATGAAACGCGTTTTCGCAGGGTAAACAACTGGAAGGAAGTAGGAGACATGTTTTTAGAATGA
- a CDS encoding DUF4112 domain-containing protein: MQHAGYTNTSGTKEAPDLSWVDSLTHLLDSRFKLPGTNFRFGLDPILGLIPGIGDATSMLISGVLILHMYRHGASRKAIIMMVGNVLLDAIIGSIPIVGSIFDFAYKANERNIRIMKRHYYEGRYQGRGTGMMIVAGLLILGVIVLILWGTWEIVSWLFESLQGGFL; encoded by the coding sequence ATGCAACATGCAGGATATACCAATACTTCCGGTACTAAGGAAGCCCCAGACCTGAGCTGGGTAGATAGTCTTACCCATTTGCTGGACAGCCGTTTTAAGCTGCCAGGCACTAACTTTCGTTTTGGACTAGACCCTATATTAGGTCTGATTCCAGGTATAGGCGATGCTACAAGTATGCTTATTTCAGGCGTGCTTATTTTGCATATGTACAGACATGGTGCCAGCCGAAAGGCTATCATTATGATGGTGGGCAATGTACTGCTGGATGCCATTATAGGTAGTATACCCATCGTGGGAAGTATCTTCGATTTTGCCTACAAAGCCAATGAGCGAAATATCAGGATAATGAAGCGGCACTACTACGAAGGTCGTTACCAGGGTAGGGGTACAGGTATGATGATTGTAGCAGGATTATTAATCTTGGGAGTAATTGTACTGATACTCTGGGGTACCTGGGAGATTGTATCCTGGTTATTTGAAAGTTTGCAGGGAGGGTTTTTATAG
- a CDS encoding zinc ribbon domain-containing protein — MESSTAQQKTVADKLDTLLKLQGIDLELDDIKKIRGALPEEVSDLEDEIAGYQTRLDKFENDVENMEQEIEGNRAAIKKAEELIKKYGEQQMNVRNNREYDAITKEIELQNLEIQISEKRIKEGYAKIEAKKEEINTTKDLIDHRTKDLESKRQELEKIVEESQEDEDKLGKERERVVNEIIEIDEKLYRYYEKLRNSLTNGLAVVKVKKGAAEGCNIIIPPQRLVEIKEKKRIIFDEYSGRILADVEEEEIEEEPKGRRGKRK; from the coding sequence ATGGAAAGTTCAACAGCACAACAAAAGACGGTAGCTGATAAGCTAGATACCCTCCTCAAATTGCAAGGCATTGACCTAGAGCTGGACGATATCAAGAAGATTCGTGGAGCTTTGCCGGAAGAGGTAAGTGACCTGGAAGATGAGATTGCCGGATACCAGACTCGTCTTGATAAATTTGAGAACGATGTGGAGAATATGGAGCAGGAGATAGAAGGGAACCGTGCCGCCATAAAGAAAGCTGAAGAGCTCATCAAGAAATACGGAGAGCAGCAGATGAACGTTCGTAACAACCGTGAGTACGACGCCATCACTAAAGAAATAGAACTACAGAATCTGGAAATTCAAATTTCAGAAAAGCGCATTAAAGAGGGGTATGCTAAGATTGAAGCCAAGAAAGAAGAGATCAATACTACCAAAGACCTGATAGACCACCGCACCAAAGATCTGGAAAGCAAGCGTCAGGAGTTGGAGAAGATTGTAGAAGAAAGCCAGGAGGATGAAGACAAACTAGGCAAAGAACGCGAGCGTGTAGTAAACGAAATTATAGAAATAGACGAAAAACTTTATCGCTACTACGAAAAGCTGCGCAATAGCCTTACCAATGGCCTTGCTGTAGTAAAGGTGAAAAAAGGTGCTGCTGAAGGTTGTAACATTATCATTCCTCCTCAGCGTCTGGTAGAGATCAAAGAGAAAAAACGTATTATTTTTGATGAGTACTCTGGCCGTATACTCGCTGATGTAGAGGAAGAAGAGATAGAAGAAGAACCTAAAGGCAGAAGAGGCAAAAGAAAATAA
- a CDS encoding glucose 1-dehydrogenase, translated as MNTFANKVAIVTGAGQGIGKAIAQAFSHHEVHVIIAEKDEEAGLETQKWITDKGGKATYISCDVAQESSIQHMIQEVANQQERIDFLINNAGLSRFKPMEELSVEEFDTILSTNLRSVFVCSKYASTYLKQSGSGVIVNIASTRALMSEPDSEAYAASKGGIVAITHALANSLAPYVRVNAISPGWIEVRDWKKASEREEVTHRQVDKEQHLVGRVGTPEDIGRAAVFLCSGESTFISGQNLVIDGGMTVKMIYEH; from the coding sequence ATGAATACATTTGCTAATAAAGTAGCCATTGTCACCGGAGCCGGACAAGGCATAGGAAAAGCTATTGCTCAGGCATTTTCTCACCACGAAGTACATGTTATCATCGCGGAAAAAGATGAAGAAGCAGGACTGGAAACTCAAAAATGGATTACCGATAAGGGAGGAAAAGCTACTTATATTTCCTGTGATGTAGCTCAGGAATCATCTATTCAGCATATGATCCAAGAGGTCGCAAACCAGCAGGAAAGAATAGATTTTCTAATCAACAATGCCGGACTTTCCCGCTTCAAACCTATGGAGGAGCTGAGTGTAGAAGAATTTGACACCATATTATCCACTAATCTTCGTAGTGTATTTGTTTGTAGTAAATACGCCTCCACTTATCTGAAACAAAGTGGTAGTGGAGTCATTGTAAATATAGCATCTACCCGTGCCCTTATGTCAGAACCCGATTCAGAGGCTTATGCAGCCAGTAAGGGAGGTATTGTAGCCATTACCCATGCTTTAGCCAATAGTCTGGCTCCTTATGTAAGGGTAAATGCTATCAGTCCGGGATGGATAGAGGTAAGAGACTGGAAAAAAGCTTCGGAGAGAGAGGAAGTTACTCATCGACAGGTTGATAAAGAGCAGCATCTAGTTGGGCGGGTAGGTACTCCCGAAGATATAGGTAGAGCGGCAGTCTTTTTGTGCTCAGGAGAATCTACTTTTATCAGTGGACAAAATCTGGTAATAGATGGTGGAATGACCGTAAAAATGATCTACGAACATTAG
- a CDS encoding flavin reductase family protein, translating into MDREINKNNEVSQALKKITYGYYIVTSRKDSEEMSTRDKDFVAAGTISWVSQGSFEPPLVTVAVKKQSDLHETIEKSRKFAINIVGKDHKDMLSSFAKDSTVEDNKLNGFSFTDGKTGSPILDDVPAFIECEIREEVTIGDHSIFVGEVVNAGTRDAGAVPLVEWEAGMHYGG; encoded by the coding sequence ATGGATAGAGAGATAAATAAAAATAATGAAGTATCTCAGGCACTTAAAAAAATTACTTACGGATATTATATAGTAACCTCTCGCAAAGATAGTGAAGAAATGTCTACGCGCGATAAGGATTTTGTAGCCGCAGGTACAATAAGTTGGGTGAGCCAGGGTTCTTTTGAGCCGCCGTTGGTAACAGTTGCAGTAAAAAAACAGTCAGATCTACACGAAACGATAGAGAAAAGCCGAAAATTCGCTATAAACATTGTAGGTAAAGACCATAAGGATATGCTATCTTCTTTTGCAAAAGATAGCACAGTGGAAGATAATAAGCTTAATGGCTTTTCTTTTACCGATGGGAAAACAGGATCTCCTATTTTGGATGATGTGCCAGCCTTTATAGAATGTGAAATACGAGAGGAGGTAACTATAGGCGACCACAGTATTTTTGTGGGAGAGGTAGTGAATGCAGGAACTCGTGATGCTGGTGCTGTACCACTTGTAGAGTGGGAAGCGGGTATGCATTACGGAGGATAA
- a CDS encoding sulfatase: protein MKKLPLWVLIAALPISLLLSCTERSKETTSEPPNFVFILVDDLGWTDLSSFGSNFYETPNIDALAASGMKFTNAYAACPVCSPTRASIMTGKYPARMEATDWFGAPQPDNVDKHWTKDKPLLPAPYLEHMKPEEKTLAEAFKEAGYATFFAGKWHLGDEEKYYPEAQGFDVNIGGYHRGGPYTGNRYFSPYDNPKMTNGPEGEHLPDRLAAETASFIEQHKDSSFLAYLSFYSVHTPLMAREDLKAKYEAKRDSLGLQDKWGEEGDRKHRLVQSHAVYAGMVEAMDQAVGKVLAQLEQSGVAHNTVVIFMSDNGGLSTSEGHPTTNLPLRAGKGWLYEGGIREPMIVRWPSVTQEGSESQVPLTSTDFYPTMLEIAGIELQPDQHKDGKSFVSTLKGSTESVHDAIFWHYPHYGNQGGSPGSAMRKGDWKLIHWYEGNRYELYNLAKDIGEEHNLAEEHPDRLASMKDELHHWVEEVGGKIPQPNPNAAKAQL, encoded by the coding sequence ATGAAGAAACTCCCGCTTTGGGTATTAATAGCAGCCCTACCAATTTCGCTTTTACTCAGCTGTACGGAGAGGAGCAAAGAAACAACCTCTGAGCCCCCTAATTTTGTGTTTATTCTGGTAGACGATCTGGGCTGGACAGATTTAAGTAGCTTTGGCAGTAACTTTTACGAGACTCCTAACATAGATGCGTTGGCAGCCAGTGGCATGAAATTTACCAATGCATATGCCGCCTGTCCTGTATGTTCGCCAACTCGCGCCAGTATTATGACGGGGAAGTATCCTGCTCGTATGGAAGCCACAGACTGGTTTGGCGCACCACAGCCCGATAATGTAGATAAGCACTGGACTAAAGATAAGCCCCTCCTTCCCGCTCCATATCTGGAACATATGAAGCCCGAAGAAAAAACACTGGCAGAAGCGTTTAAAGAAGCAGGATATGCTACTTTTTTTGCGGGCAAATGGCATTTGGGAGACGAAGAAAAATATTATCCTGAAGCTCAGGGGTTTGATGTAAATATTGGTGGCTATCATAGAGGTGGGCCATACACTGGTAATCGCTATTTCTCACCTTACGATAACCCAAAAATGACAAATGGCCCTGAAGGAGAGCATTTGCCGGATCGCCTGGCCGCAGAAACAGCAAGTTTTATCGAGCAACATAAAGACTCTTCGTTTCTGGCATATCTTTCTTTTTATTCGGTACATACACCATTAATGGCCAGAGAGGATCTTAAAGCAAAATACGAAGCAAAAAGGGATAGTTTAGGCTTGCAAGATAAGTGGGGAGAGGAGGGTGATCGTAAACACCGTTTGGTGCAAAGCCATGCCGTATACGCAGGCATGGTTGAAGCGATGGATCAGGCTGTGGGTAAGGTGTTAGCTCAGCTTGAGCAATCTGGTGTAGCTCACAATACTGTGGTTATTTTCATGTCAGATAATGGTGGTCTATCCACTTCAGAGGGGCACCCAACCACAAACCTGCCACTACGTGCTGGTAAAGGCTGGCTTTACGAAGGAGGAATACGAGAGCCTATGATTGTTCGTTGGCCTTCGGTAACTCAAGAAGGGAGTGAGAGCCAAGTACCTCTTACCAGTACCGATTTTTATCCTACCATGTTGGAAATCGCAGGTATTGAACTACAGCCAGATCAGCATAAAGACGGTAAAAGTTTTGTGAGTACTCTCAAAGGCTCAACTGAAAGCGTACACGATGCTATTTTCTGGCACTACCCTCATTACGGTAACCAGGGAGGTTCGCCTGGCTCTGCTATGCGCAAAGGAGACTGGAAGCTGATTCATTGGTACGAAGGCAATCGCTATGAGCTGTACAATCTGGCAAAAGATATAGGAGAAGAACATAATCTGGCAGAAGAGCACCCAGATAGATTAGCCAGCATGAAAGATGAACTACATCATTGGGTAGAAGAGGTAGGCGGAAAGATTCCTCAGCCTAACCCTAATGCTGCCAAAGCACAACTATAA
- a CDS encoding zf-HC2 domain-containing protein, whose protein sequence is MSKEYKTTEFSLHLSRSKMRRYLENKLSAREEQEVEVHLKHCVQCSTTIVAYVESEEQEAYKAHMAKLKGKLMSSVKPKKRSFTTGRIKVIRAAAAVTALFVFSFVALNAMVEKDFSLISQTEKTDSELPKLKPKAKTNTKASTSLPTEKKTDKKEEVQAAPAQKSKKETHKTVKKEQPKPTQTKVAKAETSKPKAATPKPEQKVKEEVKVKENKSQLAGADTKKEESSNAEEAKTEEVEKISEEKTTEVAENTPQPLQKIEKLESASEPEVSPEAFNIQTIPNNGVGQLNQR, encoded by the coding sequence ATGAGCAAGGAATACAAAACCACGGAGTTTAGTCTGCACCTTTCACGATCCAAAATGCGCCGCTATTTGGAGAATAAACTGTCGGCTCGTGAAGAGCAGGAAGTAGAAGTTCACCTAAAGCACTGTGTACAGTGCTCTACTACTATAGTAGCCTATGTAGAGAGCGAGGAGCAGGAAGCTTATAAAGCGCATATGGCTAAACTGAAAGGAAAGCTCATGAGCAGCGTAAAGCCCAAGAAGCGTAGCTTTACTACCGGCCGTATTAAAGTAATAAGAGCGGCTGCCGCAGTTACTGCCCTTTTTGTATTCTCTTTTGTAGCTCTTAATGCTATGGTAGAAAAGGATTTTAGCCTGATTTCTCAAACAGAAAAAACTGACAGCGAACTCCCAAAGCTAAAACCCAAAGCCAAGACAAACACAAAAGCAAGTACGTCGCTCCCTACAGAGAAAAAGACAGATAAAAAAGAAGAAGTTCAAGCTGCTCCAGCTCAAAAAAGTAAAAAAGAGACCCATAAAACTGTCAAAAAAGAACAGCCTAAGCCCACACAGACTAAAGTGGCAAAAGCTGAAACTTCTAAACCTAAAGCGGCTACTCCTAAACCAGAGCAAAAGGTTAAAGAAGAAGTAAAGGTGAAAGAAAACAAATCTCAACTTGCAGGGGCAGATACCAAGAAAGAAGAAAGCAGCAATGCAGAAGAAGCGAAGACAGAAGAGGTAGAAAAAATTTCTGAGGAAAAGACTACTGAAGTAGCAGAAAATACTCCTCAGCCTTTGCAAAAGATTGAAAAGTTAGAGTCTGCTTCTGAACCAGAAGTAAGCCCTGAAGCTTTCAATATTCAGACTATTCCGAATAATGGTGTTGGTCAGCTTAACCAACGTTAG
- a CDS encoding STN domain-containing protein, producing MKLATIIYTAWLCLAAYTSPVQLDLLNRRVSLSYHNATIVEVLQGIQEEYDIRFSYLNNEIPDSIEVSINLQNQPLYLALDKLLEETQISYQVVSGQVILKNNPQKARKQVRLPQTQEKTTAPSPKAAPKLPSESSRTKDIEKDTIQAESEKTATASINKATPPITLPEENNIEETPSSTPLSIEEEKVEKLPDTQNKRHTIPTNKKEDTNVLGEKLKKVGVGLRNLFQKIPGEDEDDYERKSFHLGLIYPLSTNGASAGKYVNELSLHLLVGYAAGLDGVEFSGFGNIENDFMNGAQFGGFFNVVKNDVDGAQFAGFLNVNGGNMKGAQLSGFLNTAASEVEGVQSSGFMNMATGKTKGAQLAGFMNVITDDANAFQGAGFANFVSGDLEGGQGSGFINYSHDVNVQLAGFMNIASGDVNGLQASVFMNFARNLKGLQLGVFNVADSVDGLPIGFLSIVRKNGYRKLEIWSSESMHANAGFKIGVEKFYNIFAITSQFAADDFRWGFGYGAGTQFSLASRDFLNIELLSFQIQEGEDQIFEETQLNLLNTFKIGYTHQFSEHFGIAVAPTFNVMVSQRENFSDGSIGSDLALWTTFDRTYNNKTNVKMWPGFHVGLRF from the coding sequence ATGAAATTGGCTACGATCATTTATACGGCCTGGCTTTGCCTCGCTGCCTACACCTCTCCGGTACAGCTGGACCTACTCAACCGAAGGGTTAGCCTTAGCTACCATAATGCCACTATTGTAGAGGTGCTACAAGGTATTCAGGAAGAGTATGACATACGTTTCTCTTATCTAAACAATGAAATTCCAGATAGCATTGAGGTAAGCATAAACTTACAAAACCAGCCCCTCTACCTTGCTCTTGACAAGCTGCTGGAAGAAACTCAAATCTCCTATCAGGTAGTAAGTGGACAGGTAATTCTGAAAAACAATCCTCAAAAAGCCAGGAAACAGGTACGCCTGCCCCAAACGCAGGAAAAAACCACAGCTCCTTCACCTAAAGCTGCTCCTAAACTACCATCTGAAAGTAGCAGGACAAAGGACATAGAGAAAGATACCATACAGGCAGAGAGCGAAAAAACAGCTACTGCCTCTATCAATAAGGCTACACCGCCCATTACGCTCCCAGAGGAAAACAATATAGAAGAAACACCTTCTTCTACCCCCTTAAGCATAGAAGAAGAGAAAGTAGAAAAACTACCTGACACCCAAAATAAACGCCATACTATACCGACTAATAAGAAAGAAGACACCAATGTGCTAGGTGAAAAACTTAAGAAAGTTGGTGTAGGGCTCAGAAATCTGTTTCAGAAAATACCAGGAGAAGATGAAGATGATTATGAAAGAAAAAGCTTTCACCTGGGGCTCATTTATCCACTAAGTACCAATGGTGCCAGTGCGGGTAAGTACGTAAATGAGTTATCTCTACATCTATTGGTTGGCTATGCCGCCGGGCTAGACGGGGTAGAGTTTTCGGGTTTTGGCAATATTGAGAATGACTTTATGAATGGCGCTCAATTTGGCGGTTTTTTTAATGTAGTAAAGAACGACGTAGACGGAGCGCAGTTTGCCGGTTTCCTGAACGTAAACGGAGGAAATATGAAAGGTGCACAATTGTCGGGTTTCCTTAATACGGCGGCCAGTGAAGTTGAGGGTGTGCAAAGTTCGGGGTTTATGAATATGGCCACTGGCAAAACTAAAGGAGCACAACTCGCTGGTTTTATGAATGTTATTACTGATGATGCTAATGCTTTTCAGGGGGCTGGCTTTGCCAATTTTGTTTCTGGAGATCTGGAAGGTGGACAAGGCTCAGGCTTTATCAATTATAGCCATGATGTAAACGTACAGCTTGCAGGCTTTATGAATATTGCCAGCGGAGATGTTAATGGGCTTCAGGCCTCAGTTTTTATGAACTTTGCCCGAAACCTTAAAGGACTTCAGCTGGGTGTATTTAATGTGGCAGACAGCGTGGATGGATTGCCTATTGGTTTTTTAAGTATAGTCCGTAAAAATGGCTACCGTAAGTTGGAGATCTGGAGTAGTGAAAGTATGCATGCCAATGCCGGTTTTAAAATAGGTGTTGAGAAGTTTTACAACATCTTTGCGATTACTTCTCAATTTGCAGCAGACGATTTTCGTTGGGGTTTTGGCTATGGTGCAGGTACTCAGTTTAGCTTAGCTTCCAGAGATTTTCTCAATATTGAGCTGCTTAGCTTTCAGATACAGGAAGGAGAAGACCAGATATTTGAGGAAACACAACTTAACCTGCTGAACACTTTTAAAATTGGATATACTCATCAGTTTTCAGAACACTTTGGCATTGCCGTAGCGCCTACTTTTAACGTAATGGTCTCTCAGAGAGAAAACTTTTCAGATGGTAGCATCGGCTCAGACTTGGCTCTCTGGACAACCTTTGACAGAACTTATAATAATAAAACCAACGTAAAGATGTGGCCTGGCTTTCATGTCGGCTTAAGATTCTAA
- a CDS encoding FecR family protein — protein MGQAQNDIWSLVAKYLSDDLSPGEEQKLKTWRKSHPDNEASFEQIQRMWDEAPRPADDYQPEVDKGWQRFKFRMESERDHYVKSSAKGNHLKPLARQRKFSYSSWAAVAASVAILLSLGVWWWGSAEDTDMLTISTGKDESRMLWLPDSSQVWLNENTEVRYAANFDVNHRVIYMSGEAFFDVKEAEGRRFTIFSEGAKTEVIGTSFNVYAYPDEPVKVQVVSGKVAFSPAAEDNAIFLEPGYEAVMSAESHTIEKKEPIEDLNFRAWQNQHIQFQNTSLKEVIRTLQEVYHTDIELTNPDLANCRYSATFEGENLEDILYVLSITVNLSFEKQGEQQYLLTGKGCQ, from the coding sequence ATGGGACAAGCTCAAAATGATATCTGGTCACTGGTAGCAAAGTATCTAAGTGATGACCTCAGCCCCGGGGAGGAGCAAAAGCTTAAGACCTGGCGAAAGAGCCACCCTGATAATGAAGCCTCTTTTGAGCAGATACAACGTATGTGGGACGAAGCGCCCCGCCCAGCCGATGACTATCAACCGGAGGTAGACAAAGGCTGGCAGCGTTTCAAGTTTCGCATGGAAAGCGAGCGGGATCACTACGTTAAGTCTTCGGCAAAAGGCAATCATCTGAAGCCCCTGGCTCGTCAGCGGAAATTTAGCTACTCAAGCTGGGCAGCTGTGGCCGCTTCGGTAGCCATACTGCTAAGCCTGGGGGTTTGGTGGTGGGGTTCCGCAGAAGATACAGATATGCTTACCATTAGCACAGGCAAAGACGAAAGCCGCATGCTCTGGCTTCCTGATAGTAGCCAGGTATGGTTAAACGAAAACACTGAAGTGCGCTATGCTGCAAATTTTGATGTAAATCACAGGGTAATTTATATGAGTGGAGAAGCCTTTTTTGATGTAAAGGAAGCAGAAGGACGGCGCTTTACCATCTTTAGTGAAGGTGCTAAAACTGAAGTGATTGGTACTTCTTTTAATGTGTATGCTTACCCCGATGAACCGGTAAAGGTGCAGGTAGTAAGTGGCAAAGTAGCTTTTTCTCCGGCAGCAGAAGACAATGCCATCTTTCTGGAGCCTGGCTATGAAGCAGTAATGTCTGCAGAAAGCCATACGATAGAAAAGAAGGAGCCTATTGAAGACCTTAACTTTAGAGCCTGGCAAAATCAGCATATTCAGTTTCAGAATACCAGCCTGAAAGAAGTGATCCGCACCTTACAAGAGGTGTATCATACAGATATTGAATTGACAAATCCCGATCTGGCCAACTGCCGTTATTCAGCAACTTTTGAGGGAGAGAACCTAGAAGATATACTCTACGTGCTTTCCATCACCGTAAACCTGTCTTTTGAAAAGCAGGGGGAGCAGCAATACCTCCTTACGGGTAAAGGTTGCCAATAA
- a CDS encoding Nif3-like dinuclear metal center hexameric protein — translation MTKIKEVIAHLEGIAPRAYQESYDNSGLICGNQNEEVKAILVSLDTTEDVVEEAIAQGCNMIISHHPIVFRGLKSLTGRNYIERTVIKAIKNDVAIYAIHTNLDNVKQGVNRKICDKIGLQNPHILLPKTQILNKLTVYVPHAQSEELLQALSNAGAGNIGNYTNCSFQMEGTGTFQPNEEANPSIGEPGKLEKVDEKRIEVIFPAPIAGQVLAAMRKAHPYEEVAYYLHRLENNNQDVGSGMIGTLAQPMSGKTFLAHLKESMALNCIRYTQAPARDIKKVAVCGGAGSFLLPYAIRQQADAFVTADYKYHEFFDAEEKLMIADIGHYESEVYTKELIMELLSRKFVNFAVHLAKTNTNPIFYYK, via the coding sequence ATGACCAAGATAAAAGAAGTAATAGCCCATCTGGAAGGTATAGCACCCCGCGCCTACCAGGAGAGCTATGATAACTCAGGGCTCATCTGCGGTAACCAAAATGAAGAGGTAAAAGCTATACTTGTAAGCCTGGATACTACGGAAGATGTAGTAGAAGAAGCTATTGCGCAAGGATGCAATATGATTATATCTCACCACCCCATAGTTTTCAGAGGGTTAAAAAGCCTCACCGGGCGCAATTATATTGAGCGTACTGTCATTAAAGCCATAAAAAATGACGTAGCTATCTATGCCATTCATACCAATCTGGACAATGTAAAGCAAGGGGTAAATCGTAAGATCTGTGATAAAATTGGCTTACAGAATCCGCACATTTTATTGCCCAAAACTCAAATCCTTAACAAACTCACTGTTTATGTACCTCATGCCCAAAGCGAAGAGTTACTACAGGCACTGAGCAATGCCGGAGCAGGCAACATTGGTAATTACACCAATTGTAGTTTTCAGATGGAGGGCACTGGTACTTTTCAGCCTAATGAAGAGGCAAACCCCAGCATAGGCGAACCAGGCAAGCTAGAGAAGGTAGATGAAAAACGGATAGAGGTGATTTTTCCTGCGCCCATAGCTGGGCAGGTGCTTGCTGCTATGCGTAAAGCTCACCCTTACGAAGAGGTAGCTTATTATCTGCATAGGCTGGAGAACAATAACCAGGATGTAGGCTCCGGTATGATTGGTACCTTAGCCCAACCTATGTCAGGCAAAACATTTCTGGCGCATTTAAAAGAAAGTATGGCGCTGAACTGTATCCGCTACACCCAGGCACCAGCACGCGACATCAAAAAAGTAGCGGTGTGTGGAGGTGCCGGAAGTTTTCTTCTGCCTTATGCAATCCGCCAGCAAGCCGATGCTTTTGTAACCGCGGACTACAAATATCATGAGTTTTTTGATGCCGAAGAAAAGCTAATGATCGCAGATATAGGGCATTATGAAAGTGAAGTTTACACAAAAGAGCTGATAATGGAATTATTGTCCCGGAAATTTGTTAATTTCGCAGTTCATTTGGCTAAGACCAATACAAACCCAATATTTTACTACAAGTAA
- a CDS encoding RNA polymerase sigma-70 factor, translating into MFTQQPSLALAFLLEHFRIGAFLFASYSKFRPKAYYAATEEQESQYLLNLKEEDEDKFMEYLFRTYYAPLCKTVYNITHDTEAAEDIVQDVFLKVWRRRDQLDLSQSIKSYLFRSSVNTALNYLEKSRRNTAMEESDHDDIRFSCNSTEETLRQQEVSQRISQAVDALPPKCRTVFALSRYEELSYAEISEQLDISIKAVEKHMSKALKLMRNYLQSFINHSA; encoded by the coding sequence ATGTTTACTCAACAGCCATCGCTTGCCTTAGCATTTTTGTTAGAACATTTTCGTATAGGAGCATTCCTTTTTGCTTCATATAGCAAATTCCGACCTAAGGCCTACTATGCGGCTACAGAAGAACAGGAAAGCCAATACCTGCTTAACCTTAAGGAGGAGGATGAAGACAAGTTTATGGAGTACCTCTTTCGTACCTACTATGCTCCTCTATGCAAAACGGTCTATAACATCACGCATGACACTGAAGCGGCAGAAGACATCGTACAGGATGTGTTTTTGAAAGTATGGCGCCGTAGAGATCAGCTGGACCTAAGCCAGTCTATTAAGTCTTACCTCTTCCGCTCTTCGGTAAACACGGCACTGAATTACCTGGAAAAAAGTCGTAGAAATACTGCTATGGAAGAAAGCGACCACGACGATATTCGCTTCAGCTGCAATAGCACAGAGGAGACTCTTCGCCAGCAGGAGGTAAGTCAAAGAATTAGCCAGGCAGTGGATGCCCTACCTCCTAAGTGCCGTACTGTTTTTGCCCTCAGCCGTTATGAGGAATTAAGCTATGCCGAAATTTCGGAGCAGCTGGATATTTCAATTAAAGCAGTAGAAAAGCATATGAGCAAGGCGCTCAAACTAATGCGTAACTATTTGCAAAGTTTTATTAACCATTCTGCATAA